The Corallococcus caeni genome includes a region encoding these proteins:
- a CDS encoding uroporphyrinogen-III synthase, whose protein sequence is MDRRLDGIKVLVTRPRERAEELCFLLEDEGADVLSLPLLELHPPEDPRPLASAAEHVQRYHWVVFASPSAVESFLEALRLAGTLDRLSRVKLAAVGPRTARAVEGYGLKVEAEPHEGTGAALFTALRDVLGPDDDVLLPAAEEGRRELEDGLRDLGVRVTRVTAYRSAAAAVEPEALARLAEAPPQVVLFASPRTAEAFVEGVGREPLTSAKVVAIGPTTATALTQLGIPVAAVAERPTPEALVDATVRAVHG, encoded by the coding sequence GTGGACCGGCGACTGGATGGCATCAAAGTCTTGGTGACGCGCCCCCGTGAGCGGGCCGAGGAGCTGTGCTTCCTGCTGGAGGACGAGGGCGCGGACGTCCTCAGCCTGCCGCTGCTGGAGCTGCACCCGCCGGAGGACCCGCGCCCGCTGGCGTCCGCGGCGGAGCACGTGCAGCGCTACCACTGGGTGGTGTTCGCCAGCCCCTCCGCCGTGGAGTCCTTCCTGGAGGCCCTGCGGCTCGCGGGCACGTTGGATCGGCTGTCCCGCGTGAAGCTGGCCGCCGTGGGGCCGCGCACCGCCCGGGCCGTGGAGGGCTACGGCCTGAAGGTGGAGGCCGAACCCCACGAGGGCACCGGCGCGGCGCTCTTCACCGCGCTGCGCGACGTGCTGGGGCCGGACGACGACGTGCTCCTGCCGGCGGCGGAGGAGGGACGGCGGGAGCTGGAGGACGGCCTGCGCGACCTGGGCGTGCGCGTCACGCGCGTGACGGCCTACCGCAGCGCGGCCGCCGCCGTCGAACCGGAGGCCCTGGCCCGGCTGGCCGAGGCCCCGCCCCAGGTGGTGCTCTTCGCCTCGCCGCGCACCGCGGAGGCCTTCGTGGAGGGCGTGGGCCGTGAGCCGCTGACGTCCGCGAAGGTGGTGGCCATTGGCCCCACGACGGCGACGGCGCTGACGCAGCTGGGCATCCCCGTGGCCGCCGTCGCCGAGCGCCCCACGCCCGAAGCGCTGGTGGATGCCACCGTCCGCGCCGTTCACGGATAG